The Thermoanaerobaculia bacterium genomic interval GCTTTCGCGCAGGCTCCTCCGGCGAAAACCCTCGTCCTGAAGGCCGCGCGGATGTTCGACGGCCGCTCCGAGCGCGCGGTTTCCCCCGGGCTCGTCGTCGTCGAGAACGGGAAGATCGCTTCCGTCGGCGGAGCGCCGCCGGCCGGCGCCGAGGTGATCGATCTCGGCGACGCGACGCTCCTCCCCGGCTTCATCGACGCGCACGTCCATCTCTCGATGGAAGCCTCCGACAACTGGCTCGCGGATTTCTATTCGCGGATCATGCGGTTTCCCGCCGAGCAGGCCCATTACGCGGAGCTCTACGCCCGCCGCACGCTCGACGCGGGATTCACGACGGTCCGCGACGTCGGCTCGTGGGAATACGTGGCGGTCGGCCTCCGGAACGCGATCAACGCCGGGATCACCGAAGGCCCGCGCATGCTCGTGTCGAACTACGCGATCGGGGCGACGGGCGGCCACACCGACGGAACACCCTACCCCCCCGATCGGGTGAGGGCGTCGGGACCGCGGGAAGGCGTCTGCAACGGCCCCGAGGAATGCCGCGCCGCCGTCCGATACCAGATCAAGTACGGCGCCGACGTCATCAAGTGCATGCCCTCCGGAGGGGTGCTCTCGCTCGGCGATCCGGTCGACGCGCCGGAGCTCACCCAGGAGGAGATGAACGCGATCGTCTCCGAGGCCCACGCGTGGGGGCGGAAGGTCGCCGCCCACTGCCACGGCGACGCCGCGGCGAAGATCGCGATCGCGGCCGGCGTGGACTCGATCGAGCACGGCTCCTTCCTGAAGCCGGACACGCTCGCGCTGATGAAGAAGAAGGGGACGTACCTCGTCCCCACGCTGTACGCCGGATACTGGGTCGGCTCGCACGCCGACAGGTTCCCGGCCCCGATCGCGGCGAAGGCGCGGGCGGCGTCGGCCGCGATGACGGCGATGTTCCGCGAAGCCGTGCGTCAGGGAGTGTCGGTCGCGTTCGGAACCGATGCCGGCGTCGAGCCGCACGGCGGCAACGCGCGGGAGTTCTCGCTGATGACCGAGGCGGGACTCGCGCCGGCGGCGGCCCTCCGGGCGGCC includes:
- a CDS encoding amidohydrolase family protein → MKKLALAVLVLAFAAAAFAQAPPAKTLVLKAARMFDGRSERAVSPGLVVVENGKIASVGGAPPAGAEVIDLGDATLLPGFIDAHVHLSMEASDNWLADFYSRIMRFPAEQAHYAELYARRTLDAGFTTVRDVGSWEYVAVGLRNAINAGITEGPRMLVSNYAIGATGGHTDGTPYPPDRVRASGPREGVCNGPEECRAAVRYQIKYGADVIKCMPSGGVLSLGDPVDAPELTQEEMNAIVSEAHAWGRKVAAHCHGDAAAKIAIAAGVDSIEHGSFLKPDTLALMKKKGTYLVPTLYAGYWVGSHADRFPAPIAAKARAASAAMTAMFREAVRQGVSVAFGTDAGVEPHGGNAREFSLMTEAGLAPAAALRAAMTGGAALLGVSEDSGTLEAGKRADVVAVPGDPLSNIHATEKVFFVMKQGRVVRNVRP